The Setaria italica strain Yugu1 chromosome IX, Setaria_italica_v2.0, whole genome shotgun sequence genome has a window encoding:
- the LOC101757026 gene encoding uncharacterized protein LOC101757026, translating to MGGPSSPRRENNGEGSSGGGGSSKERPRSFDEKTRLACWRKAAVVAGRHPERWRQDAVGNIVCRRFWSCHGCLCYEYDHIVPFSRGGESTVENCQILQTRVNRSKSDKAWVDEAEMRGFSCDIKFTDKELDIIEMAAYGDVIRPGKQCRCRTVAEMLGQVKSKNRVAACELPDKSTS from the exons ATGGGGGGCCCTTCCTCTCCCCGTCGGGAGAACAACGGCgaggggagcagcggcggcggcgggagctcgaAGGAGCGCCCGAGGTCCTTCGATGAAAAGACCCGATTGGCGTGCTggcggaaggcggcggtggtggcggggcggCACCCGGAACGCTGGCGGCAGGACGCCGTCGGCAACATCGTCTGCCGCCGCTTCTGGAGCTGCCACGGGTGCCTCTGCTACGAGTACGACCACATCGTCCCCTTCTCGAGAG GAGGAGAGTCCACTGTCGAGAACTGCCAGATCCTTCAGACTAGGGTAAACCGATCCAAATCTGATAAAGCATGGGTAGATGAAGCAGAGATGCGGGGTTTCTCCTGTGACATCAAGTTCACTG ACAAGGAACTCGATATCATTGAGATGGCTGCCTACGGGGATGTTATTCGTCCAGGTAAGCAATGCCGTTGCAGGACGGTAGCTGAGATGCTAGGGCAAGTGAAGTCAAAGAATCGCGTGGCTGCTTGCGAGCTACCAGACAAAAGCACATCTTAA
- the LOC101756612 gene encoding probable protein S-acyltransferase 22 codes for MRRHGWQLPYHPLQVVAIAVFLALGFAFYVFFVPFVGGDELQYVVVGLYTPLITCVVVLYAWCAATDPGDPGIFKLKRHPKIQENSDYECPEGKSLSDGCSAVNNSENLSNIFEGKDAPSHPGFSGVLCLICAPFSFLCKRFFHSHDQSSEQQPSEEGMFFCSLCEVEVLQHSKHCRVCDKCVDGFDHHCRWLNNCIGKRNYKRFFILMASAVLLLIMQWLVGALVLILCFMKRGELSGQIVSKLGSSFSTAAFVVVVVTCTLLAMIATIPLSQLLCFHILLIIKGISTYDYIVALREQEEQQEHVEHQSPQMSIISSVTGFSTTSSVGPLQRGSWCTPPRLLLEDQYVSHPDMPQNSVGKKAKEDEATKRKSPVKISPWTLARLNAEEVSKAAAEAKKKSKVLQPITRRAEVAKHDKRRPDKSRVFLPEQSPDSRARTSASGTDSNYSDVAMVTPGSLAPLQHEARSAFQPSIASSIRNLNLTSSPESSLDSPDLHPFRVSMSGADELRSFMSLAASESTAQKSIALSRSTSGGYEASGGEDSDRIPSRIVHRSSNWTNVILNSGRREMALDLRMPTSGGFAANTRLN; via the exons ATGAGGAGGCATGGATGGCAGCTGCCTTACCACCCTCTCCAG gtggtggcgatAGCCGTCTTCCTGGCTCTGGGCTTCGCTTTCTACGTCTTCTTCGTGCCGTTCGTGGGGGGAGATGAGCTGCAGTATGTTGTCGTGGGCCTCTACACCCCGCTG ATCACCTGTGTTGTGGTGTTATATGCATGGTGTGCTGCAACAGATCCTGGTGATCCAGGCATTTTTAAATTGAAAAGGCACCCAAAAATTCAAGAAAATTCAGATTATGAATGCCCAGAAGGAAAGTCATTGAGTGATGGTTGCAGTGCTGTTAATAACAGTGAGAACTTAAGCAATATTTTTGAAGGAAAAGATGCACCTTCTCACCCTGGATTTTCTGGAGTTCTTTGCTTGATATGTGCCCCGTTTTCTTTCTTATGCAAAAGATTCTTCCACTCACATGATCAATCTTCGGAACAGCAACCAAGTGAAGAAGGCATGTTTTTCTGCAGCTTATGTGAAGTAGAG GTTTTGCAGCACAGTAAGCATTGTAGAGTTTGTGACAAGTGTGTTGATGGTTTTGATCACCACTGTAGG TGGCTCAACAATTGCATAGGGAAAAGAAACTACAAAAGATTCTTCATTCTGATGGCTTCAGCAGTTCTCTTG CTTATAATGCAGTGGTTGGTCGGCGCGCTTGTGTTGATTCTTTGCTTTATGAAACGAGGGGAGCTCTCTGGTCAGATTGTCTCAAAGCTTGGAAGCAGCTTCTCAACTGCAGCTTTTGTAGTTGTTGTG GTGACCTGTACCTTGCTAGCAATGATTGCAACAATACCGCTCTCCCAACTTTTGTGTTTCCACATTCTTCTTATAATAAAA GGAATCAGCACATACGATTACATTGTAGCTTTGCGGGAGCAGGAAGAACAGCAAGAACATGTTGAGCATCAGAGCCCGCAAATGTCCATCATTAGCTCTGTCACGGGATTTAGTACTACTAGCTCTGTTGGTCCGCTTCAGCGTGGGTCATGGTGTACTCCACCAAGACTACTCCTTGAAGATCAG TATGTCTCTCATCCGGACATGCCACAGAATTCTGTGGGCAAGAAGGCgaaggaagatgaagcaacCAAAAGAAAATCTCCTGTAAAAATCAGTCCCTGGACACTGGCTCGCCTTAACGCTGAGGAAGTCTCAAAGGCTGCTGCAGAGGCCAAAAAGAAATCCAAAGTTCTTCAGCCAATCACAAGACGTGCGGAGGTTGCTAAGCATGACAAGAGGAGACCTGACAAAAGTAGGGTGTTCCTACCTGAACAATCTCCTGATAGCCGTGCAAGGACATCTGCGAGTGGAACTGATAGCAACTATAGCGATGTGGCCATGGTAACACCTGGTAGTTTGGCCCCATTGCAGCATGAAGCAAGGAGTGCCTTCCAACCAAGCATTGCATCATCCATCAGGAACCTCAACCTTACTTCATCACCAGAAAGTAGCTTGGACTCACCTGATCTTCATCCCTTCCGTGTCTCAATGTCAGGGGCAGACGAACTGCGCAGCTTTATGTCACTTGCAGCTTCAGAATCCACTGCTCAGAAGAGCATCGCGCTTTCAAGGTCGACAAGCGGCGGGTATGAAGCCTCTGGAGGTGAGGATAGCGACCGCATACCCTCGAGGATTGTGCACCGATCATCGAATTGGACAAATGTCATTCTTAACTCTGGTCGGCGGGAAATGGCATTGGATCTGAGGATGCCTACATCTGGAGGGTTCGCTGCTAACACTAGGCTGAACTAG